The following proteins are co-located in the Chryseobacterium scophthalmum genome:
- a CDS encoding M1 family aminopeptidase — MRKFYILCISIFALHTLSAQNQNENVEKKGLLNKEMKSYAAKMAAGNTNPNTLNYDLQYQRMDVTIDPGVYNISGSVTSHFKPTQALNNIYFDLNHNLTVSQVNYHGQNLTFQQLPTKELKINFTASLAANVLDSLTIQYNGAPDPAGNSFFNGSQGGTAILSTLNEPYGAQDWFPTKQSLNDKIERFDIKITTPAQYNVAANGKLMSETTLGNGQKRTFWRTQYPTAAYLIALSITNFVKLNDMIGNPPFPFVNYIYPSTNTNTTSMANIEWTKTVMNTFENYFGPYPFRNEKYGHMEFEAGGGMEHQTMSSMGGWSKQLIAHELAHQWFGDKVTCGAWNDIWLNEGFATFGEHVAYEKLIMSNAEFLNYLLGEKNYITSAAGGSVYVADSSLGNINSIFSGRLSYSKGGYVVRMMKWVLGDTAFYQALKEYHARPNLAYSYARTADLNTSLLTSTGKDFTEFFNDWIYGQGYPTYDIRWKQVGNQVTFKASQTQSHSSVSFFEMPLPIKVTGTGGQTAFFALNNTSNNQYFTEAVTFPIASVQFNYEYQMLEKNSTVSQDNTLSTTDFKTDEFSIYPNPVKDELFVSGLKKEADYEIFTADGRLVKKGKSDKKIQVSLLQKGVYFIKILNSNLKFVKE, encoded by the coding sequence ATGAGAAAATTTTATATTTTATGCATAAGCATTTTTGCTCTTCATACTTTATCGGCTCAAAACCAAAATGAGAATGTAGAAAAAAAAGGCTTATTAAATAAAGAAATGAAGTCTTACGCGGCTAAAATGGCTGCAGGAAATACTAATCCCAATACTTTAAACTACGATCTGCAGTATCAAAGGATGGATGTTACTATTGATCCTGGTGTTTACAATATTTCTGGATCGGTAACTTCTCATTTCAAACCAACTCAGGCGTTGAATAATATTTATTTTGATCTTAATCATAATCTTACGGTTTCTCAGGTAAATTACCATGGTCAGAACCTTACTTTTCAGCAGCTTCCTACTAAAGAACTGAAAATAAATTTTACAGCTTCTTTGGCGGCCAATGTTTTAGACTCTCTTACGATTCAATATAACGGGGCTCCAGATCCTGCTGGTAATTCTTTTTTTAATGGTTCTCAAGGAGGAACTGCAATTCTTTCAACCTTAAATGAACCTTATGGTGCACAAGATTGGTTTCCCACAAAACAAAGTTTAAATGATAAAATCGAAAGGTTTGATATTAAAATAACAACTCCGGCTCAATATAATGTAGCTGCGAATGGAAAGTTGATGTCTGAAACGACTTTAGGAAACGGTCAAAAACGTACTTTCTGGAGAACACAATATCCTACTGCGGCTTATCTTATTGCACTTTCGATTACGAATTTTGTAAAACTAAATGATATGATTGGAAATCCACCTTTTCCTTTTGTAAATTATATTTATCCGTCAACCAATACCAATACAACAAGCATGGCGAATATTGAGTGGACGAAAACAGTAATGAATACTTTTGAAAATTATTTCGGACCTTATCCTTTCCGTAATGAAAAGTATGGTCATATGGAATTTGAAGCTGGAGGTGGTATGGAACATCAAACCATGTCTTCGATGGGAGGTTGGAGTAAACAATTAATTGCTCATGAGTTGGCGCATCAATGGTTTGGCGATAAGGTAACTTGCGGAGCGTGGAATGATATTTGGCTGAATGAAGGTTTTGCCACTTTTGGAGAACATGTTGCCTATGAAAAACTGATTATGAGTAATGCTGAATTTCTCAATTATCTTCTAGGCGAAAAAAATTACATTACAAGTGCCGCTGGTGGAAGTGTGTATGTTGCAGACAGTAGTTTAGGAAATATCAATTCTATTTTCAGCGGTAGATTATCCTATTCGAAAGGAGGTTATGTGGTAAGAATGATGAAATGGGTTTTAGGAGATACAGCGTTTTATCAGGCATTGAAAGAGTATCACGCAAGACCCAATCTGGCTTATAGTTATGCAAGAACAGCCGATCTGAACACGTCTTTATTGACTTCAACTGGAAAAGATTTTACAGAATTTTTTAATGACTGGATTTACGGACAAGGATATCCCACTTATGACATCAGATGGAAGCAAGTTGGAAATCAGGTAACCTTTAAAGCATCACAAACTCAAAGTCATTCATCGGTTAGTTTTTTTGAAATGCCTTTGCCGATAAAAGTCACAGGAACTGGCGGTCAGACTGCATTTTTTGCTTTAAATAACACTTCAAATAATCAGTACTTTACAGAAGCAGTAACTTTCCCGATTGCAAGTGTACAGTTTAATTATGAATATCAGATGTTGGAGAAAAACTCAACAGTTTCTCAGGATAATACTTTGAGCACGACAGATTTTAAAACTGATGAATTTAGCATTTATCCAAATCCTGTAAAAGACGAATTGTTTGTTTCAGGATTAAAAAAAGAAGCAGACTATGAAATTTTCACAGCAGATGGAAGATTGGTGAAAAAAGGAAAATCTGATAAGAAGATTCAGGTTTCTCTTCTGCAGAAAGGTGTTTACTTTATTAAAATATTAAATTCAAATTTAAAATTTGTAAAAGAATAA
- a CDS encoding T9SS type A sorting domain-containing protein yields MKNIFTLVIYLSFGAFCLNAQIQKISFENSEGYTVGNLGGQQGWTVWGGLPVANAQVVNSNPTDGTRSFNMISNGLVQDPCGIEKNITSLVTSNDVEISFDYNFAGLNSSSYEIAIYNNALISDYTAAFQIDYLTGTLSFRTNSGLVDGPVLAANQWHNLKMIIKQSDNTLKYFANGTQIYSGALGVNKNVQAIDFVYDDYGTGFRVDNIQINNLPVLSTDEVGEKESIKIYPNPTAEILNIETDSKINSIAIFDAKGSLIKNFQETGISNGKRINVSDLISGIYMVKVKTSTSEFTKKFIKK; encoded by the coding sequence ATGAAAAATATATTTACTTTAGTGATATACTTGTCGTTTGGAGCGTTTTGTTTGAATGCCCAAATACAAAAAATTTCTTTTGAAAATTCAGAAGGATATACTGTTGGAAATTTGGGTGGTCAACAAGGTTGGACTGTTTGGGGCGGTCTTCCCGTTGCCAATGCACAGGTTGTTAATTCAAATCCGACAGACGGGACCAGATCTTTTAATATGATTAGCAATGGATTAGTGCAGGATCCTTGCGGAATTGAAAAAAATATTACAAGTTTGGTAACCAGCAATGATGTTGAAATTTCTTTCGATTATAATTTTGCGGGACTTAATTCTTCATCTTACGAAATTGCAATTTATAATAACGCATTAATTTCAGATTATACCGCGGCTTTTCAGATTGATTATTTAACGGGAACGTTGAGCTTTAGAACTAATTCCGGATTAGTTGATGGTCCAGTTTTAGCGGCTAATCAGTGGCATAATTTAAAAATGATCATCAAACAGTCAGATAATACTTTGAAATATTTTGCAAACGGAACTCAGATTTATTCGGGAGCTTTAGGAGTTAACAAAAACGTACAGGCTATTGATTTTGTTTACGATGATTACGGAACGGGTTTCAGAGTTGATAATATTCAGATCAATAATCTTCCTGTACTTTCCACTGATGAGGTAGGGGAAAAAGAATCGATAAAAATTTATCCGAATCCGACTGCAGAAATACTAAATATTGAAACAGATAGCAAAATCAATTCGATTGCCATTTTCGATGCAAAAGGAAGTTTAATTAAAAACTTTCAGGAAACCGGAATTTCCAATGGAAAAAGAATTAATGTTTCGGATTTAATTTCAGGAATCTATATGGTGAAAGTAAAAACTTCAACATCAGAGTTTACCAAGAAATTTATTAAGAAATAG
- a CDS encoding cupin-like domain-containing protein, which yields MKLTPVKSAENISSEAFILNHMKACKPIILKDFIEQNSPAYQKWNYEYFKEIAGETKVNVYGSELESIDRVASKPVAETTFSEYLDLISTKTTEYRLFLFNLLSIKPELKDDLHYRDITKGKVLKWLPFMFFGGKGSITRNHIDIDMSHVFITQFQGVKRIWLFPWEQSDLMYKLPYNFHSLVNLQEADYEKYPALKHLKGYEAVIKPGETLYIPSGWWHYIQYETEGYSVSVRALPSSLLEKWRGFKNLVIIRHFDNAMRTVFKEKWFNYKVKIANKRAEKAMSKAG from the coding sequence ATGAAATTGACACCTGTAAAAAGCGCAGAAAATATTAGTTCAGAAGCATTTATTTTAAACCATATGAAAGCTTGTAAACCTATTATTTTAAAGGATTTTATAGAACAAAACAGTCCCGCTTATCAAAAATGGAATTATGAATATTTTAAAGAAATCGCAGGCGAAACAAAAGTAAATGTTTACGGCAGCGAACTGGAATCTATCGACAGAGTGGCAAGTAAACCTGTTGCAGAAACTACTTTTTCAGAATATTTAGATTTAATAAGTACAAAAACCACAGAATATCGTCTGTTTTTATTTAATCTTCTAAGTATAAAACCTGAGCTTAAAGATGATCTTCATTACAGAGATATAACGAAAGGAAAAGTTTTAAAATGGCTTCCGTTCATGTTTTTTGGTGGAAAAGGTTCGATTACAAGAAATCATATTGACATTGATATGTCTCATGTTTTCATCACCCAATTTCAGGGTGTAAAGAGAATCTGGCTATTTCCGTGGGAACAGTCTGATTTGATGTACAAACTTCCTTATAATTTTCACAGCCTAGTCAATCTTCAGGAAGCTGATTACGAAAAATATCCTGCTTTGAAACATCTTAAAGGTTATGAAGCGGTGATAAAACCTGGAGAAACTTTATACATTCCTTCCGGTTGGTGGCATTATATTCAATACGAAACTGAAGGATATTCGGTTTCCGTTCGAGCGTTACCATCAAGTTTACTTGAAAAATGGAGAGGTTTTAAGAATTTGGTTATCATCAGACATTTTGACAATGCAATGAGAACTGTTTTTAAAGAAAAATGGTTTAACTATAAAGTTAAAATTGCCAATAAAAGGGCTGAGAAAGCGATGAGTAAAGCTGGATGA
- the kbl gene encoding glycine C-acetyltransferase, giving the protein MISGKYLENLQNELKNIENDGLFKRERIITSQQSAEIEANGKKLLNFCANNYLGLSNHPEVMKASQDMIGSHGYGMSSVRFICGTQDIHKQLEEKIAEFLGLEDTILYAACFDANGGVFEPLFTDEDAIISDELNHASIIDGVRLCKAARYRYKNNNMADLEAQLIAASEKNHRFKIIVTDGVFSMDGIVADLKGVCDLADKYDALVMVDDSHATGFIGKTGRGTHEANEVMGRVDIITSTLGKALGGALGGFTSGKKEIIDMLRQRSRPYLFSNSLAPGIVGAALKVLEMISDDTSLRDTVMENAEYFRTEMKAKGFDIPDGDAAIVPVMLYDAKLSQQMAEKLMDEGIYVIGFFYPVVPKEKARIRVQLSAAHTREHLDKAIAAFEKVGKELGVIS; this is encoded by the coding sequence ATGATCTCTGGAAAATATCTTGAAAATCTACAGAACGAGCTGAAAAACATCGAAAATGACGGTCTTTTTAAAAGAGAAAGAATCATCACTTCTCAGCAAAGTGCAGAAATAGAAGCGAACGGAAAGAAGCTTTTGAACTTTTGTGCCAACAATTATTTGGGATTATCAAACCATCCTGAAGTAATGAAAGCTTCACAGGATATGATTGGTTCTCACGGTTACGGAATGTCATCGGTACGTTTTATTTGCGGAACTCAGGATATTCACAAACAGTTGGAAGAAAAAATCGCAGAATTTTTAGGTCTTGAAGATACGATTCTTTATGCAGCTTGTTTTGATGCGAATGGTGGAGTTTTCGAACCTTTATTTACAGATGAAGACGCAATTATTTCTGATGAATTGAATCACGCTTCAATTATTGACGGAGTTCGTCTTTGTAAAGCGGCGAGATACCGTTACAAAAACAATAATATGGCAGATCTGGAAGCTCAGTTGATTGCTGCTTCCGAAAAAAATCATAGATTTAAAATCATCGTTACAGACGGAGTTTTCTCAATGGACGGAATTGTTGCAGATCTGAAAGGAGTTTGTGATCTTGCCGATAAATACGATGCTTTGGTAATGGTTGACGATTCTCACGCAACAGGTTTCATCGGAAAAACAGGTCGTGGAACGCATGAAGCTAACGAAGTAATGGGTAGAGTAGATATTATTACTTCTACTTTAGGAAAAGCTTTGGGTGGAGCTTTGGGCGGATTTACTTCCGGTAAAAAAGAAATCATCGATATGTTGAGACAGCGTTCTAGACCTTATTTATTCTCAAACTCTTTGGCTCCAGGAATTGTTGGTGCAGCTTTGAAAGTTTTAGAAATGATTTCTGATGATACTTCACTTCGTGATACCGTAATGGAGAACGCAGAATATTTCAGAACGGAAATGAAAGCAAAAGGTTTTGATATTCCTGATGGAGATGCAGCAATCGTTCCTGTAATGTTGTATGATGCTAAATTATCTCAACAAATGGCAGAAAAACTGATGGATGAAGGAATTTATGTAATTGGTTTCTTCTATCCGGTTGTTCCGAAAGAAAAAGCGAGAATCAGAGTACAGCTTTCTGCAGCTCACACGAGAGAACATTTGGATAAAGCAATTGCTGCTTTTGAAAAAGTAGGAAAAGAATTAGGAGTAATTTCTTAA
- a CDS encoding toxin-antitoxin system YwqK family antitoxin, which translates to MLKNILLTLLSIFVFASCQTKTNQYIKISDKAQKRHGKWIEKYPTEEGTLITVGKYKKGEKVGVWKTTLENQLYQKEKIGRKKIKMFVYHRNGNIMERGQSKLDISENERHWYYFGDWKFYDENGKLKYIKKYADGKKIDSISFNK; encoded by the coding sequence ATGCTTAAAAATATCTTACTAACCCTGCTGTCAATTTTTGTTTTCGCTTCTTGCCAAACTAAAACGAATCAATACATTAAGATTTCCGATAAAGCTCAGAAACGACACGGAAAATGGATAGAAAAATATCCTACCGAAGAAGGAACATTAATTACAGTTGGAAAATATAAGAAAGGTGAAAAAGTAGGAGTCTGGAAAACGACTTTAGAGAACCAGCTTTACCAAAAAGAAAAAATAGGAAGAAAAAAAATTAAAATGTTCGTTTATCATCGGAACGGAAATATTATGGAACGCGGACAAAGCAAACTTGATATTTCTGAAAACGAGCGTCACTGGTATTACTTTGGAGACTGGAAGTTTTACGATGAAAACGGAAAACTGAAATACATAAAAAAATACGCCGATGGTAAAAAAATAGACAGTATTTCTTTTAATAAATAA
- a CDS encoding CopD family protein, with product MLYTIIKALHIIFMVSYFAGIFYLVRIFVYYKDTDAFSDEKKTILREQYTFMARRLWNIITVPAGVIMTVCGLIMIFLNSGLMKMPWFHLKLTFLIGLAIYHYWCWKKVKKLVELNGNTLETANLKLRQANEIATFILFLVVFTVILKYQVIEYWWQLILGFFVLVFLIMMTVKLVNKKGKSKK from the coding sequence ATGCTTTATACCATCATCAAGGCGTTACACATTATTTTTATGGTCAGTTATTTTGCGGGAATTTTTTATCTCGTGAGGATTTTCGTGTACTATAAAGATACCGATGCTTTTTCTGACGAAAAAAAGACAATTCTGAGAGAGCAATACACGTTTATGGCTCGAAGATTATGGAACATTATCACTGTTCCTGCAGGAGTTATCATGACCGTTTGTGGTTTGATTATGATCTTTTTGAATTCGGGATTAATGAAAATGCCATGGTTTCATTTAAAACTGACTTTCCTGATCGGATTGGCAATTTACCATTACTGGTGCTGGAAAAAAGTGAAAAAATTAGTCGAGCTCAACGGAAATACTTTAGAAACAGCCAATTTAAAATTAAGACAAGCGAACGAAATCGCCACATTTATTTTATTTTTGGTAGTTTTTACCGTTATTTTAAAATATCAGGTTATTGAATATTGGTGGCAATTAATCTTAGGATTTTTCGTTCTGGTATTTTTAATCATGATGACGGTGAAGCTGGTGAATAAGAAAGGGAAAAGTAAAAAGTAA
- a CDS encoding ABC transporter permease, protein MFAILKKELWSYFGNWSAWIIIAAFSLITTLFLFFFENDSNIFDIGMASLQSYFVLVPWLLMFIIPALSMKTFAEEQQTGTLNWLFSQPLKVSDLVSGKFLSVWVVGILCLIPSVIYFYTVYVLGVPEGNIDMGMTFGSYFGLIILIAAFSGVGILASSLSQNQIMAYLLGVFMCFIMYFGIEQLASYKLLGGADFILQNVGFYQHFLGFTRGLIDFKDVAYFIFIIGLTLTLSNHFINKKK, encoded by the coding sequence ATGTTTGCAATTTTAAAAAAAGAACTTTGGAGTTATTTTGGCAACTGGAGCGCGTGGATCATCATTGCGGCATTCAGTCTGATAACGACTTTGTTTCTGTTTTTCTTCGAAAATGATTCTAATATTTTCGACATCGGAATGGCATCTTTACAGAGCTATTTCGTTTTGGTACCTTGGTTACTGATGTTTATTATTCCGGCGTTGTCGATGAAAACTTTTGCGGAAGAACAACAAACGGGAACTTTAAACTGGTTATTTTCTCAACCTTTGAAAGTTTCAGATTTGGTTTCAGGGAAATTTCTTTCTGTTTGGGTGGTCGGAATTTTATGTCTGATTCCTTCTGTCATTTATTTCTATACGGTTTACGTTTTGGGAGTTCCTGAAGGAAATATTGATATGGGAATGACTTTCGGAAGCTATTTCGGTTTAATTATTTTGATTGCTGCTTTTTCGGGAGTTGGAATCTTGGCTTCATCGCTTTCTCAAAACCAGATCATGGCTTACCTTTTGGGAGTTTTCATGTGTTTCATCATGTATTTCGGAATCGAACAATTGGCAAGTTATAAATTGTTGGGCGGAGCAGATTTTATTTTGCAGAATGTAGGTTTTTATCAACATTTCTTAGGCTTTACAAGAGGTCTTATTGATTTTAAAGATGTTGCCTATTTTATTTTTATCATTGGTCTTACCTTGACATTGTCTAATCATTTTATCAATAAAAAGAAGTAA
- the gldG gene encoding gliding motility-associated ABC transporter substrate-binding protein GldG: protein MKKINLKSPFAILLIGTFAVALILAFSGIRLDLTKEKRYTLSDSTLKVLESVKKPLTVDVYLEGDFPASFKQLQSETKFMLEEFRKINPKIDFKFIDPIKTKMSQDTLMAMGMQPSILPDIKDGKVSQITLFPYAVVKYNQRGVSIPLVVQQSNINAEEQLRKSIENLEYNLVSNIKAVASDKRKKIGILVNQDELNPREFEGFMNLALESYDAGPIVPKNNVEITQADVPLLKQMSALVIAKPRKAFTDGEKVILDQYIMNGGKTLWMIDAVNAEMDTLTRSKKVMPFPVDINMTDFFFNYGLRINPALVKDVKKYALLKLVTGEVGGNAQYTSLPWPYFPLGIAEHDHPITKNINPVKLEFPTSIDTLGGRKFKTHVLFESSERTLLKQVPNYVELKEISSVDSLGQMEKPSTPKIFAVALEGKFNSAYASRIERKSYPGFKATSPENKMIVIADGDVGRNKIIKGQALPLGVDMLTDEQFGNEQFLRNALDYLLDDSNLMELRNRNIEERLLDRHRIADERTNWQYLNLLLPLAIIGLLGGLFFWLRKKKFG from the coding sequence ATGAAGAAGATCAACCTAAAATCTCCGTTTGCCATTTTATTGATTGGAACTTTTGCAGTCGCATTAATTCTTGCATTTTCAGGCATCAGATTAGATTTAACGAAAGAAAAAAGATATACACTTTCAGATAGTACATTAAAAGTTTTAGAATCGGTTAAAAAACCTTTAACGGTAGATGTTTACTTAGAAGGAGATTTCCCGGCAAGCTTTAAACAGCTTCAGAGCGAAACCAAGTTTATGCTTGAAGAGTTCAGAAAAATCAATCCAAAAATAGATTTTAAATTCATCGATCCCATTAAAACAAAAATGTCGCAGGACACTTTGATGGCAATGGGAATGCAGCCTTCAATACTTCCGGATATCAAAGACGGAAAAGTTTCGCAGATTACTCTATTTCCTTATGCTGTTGTAAAGTATAACCAAAGAGGAGTTTCTATTCCGTTAGTTGTACAGCAATCTAATATCAATGCGGAAGAGCAATTGAGAAAATCGATTGAAAATTTAGAATATAATTTAGTTTCAAACATCAAAGCAGTTGCTTCAGATAAAAGAAAAAAAATAGGAATTCTTGTGAATCAGGATGAGCTGAATCCTCGTGAATTTGAAGGATTTATGAATCTTGCCTTAGAAAGTTATGATGCAGGACCGATTGTTCCAAAAAATAATGTAGAAATTACTCAGGCAGACGTCCCTTTACTGAAACAAATGAGCGCTTTGGTGATTGCAAAGCCAAGAAAAGCTTTTACAGACGGTGAAAAAGTTATTCTGGATCAGTACATCATGAACGGCGGAAAAACACTTTGGATGATCGATGCGGTAAACGCTGAAATGGATACTTTAACGAGATCTAAAAAAGTAATGCCTTTCCCGGTTGATATCAATATGACTGATTTCTTTTTTAATTATGGTTTAAGAATCAATCCGGCTTTGGTAAAAGATGTAAAAAAGTATGCACTTTTAAAACTGGTTACCGGTGAAGTTGGAGGAAATGCACAATACACAAGTCTTCCGTGGCCATATTTTCCTTTGGGAATTGCAGAACACGATCATCCGATCACAAAAAATATCAATCCTGTAAAACTGGAATTTCCTACATCAATTGATACTTTGGGCGGAAGAAAATTTAAAACTCATGTTTTATTTGAATCGAGTGAAAGAACTTTATTAAAGCAGGTTCCGAATTATGTTGAGCTAAAAGAAATTTCCAGCGTAGACAGTCTCGGACAAATGGAAAAACCAAGCACACCGAAAATTTTTGCCGTTGCTCTGGAAGGAAAATTTAATTCTGCTTATGCTTCAAGAATTGAAAGAAAATCTTATCCTGGCTTTAAAGCAACAAGTCCGGAAAATAAAATGATCGTGATTGCAGATGGTGATGTCGGAAGAAATAAAATCATTAAAGGTCAAGCTTTACCTTTGGGAGTTGATATGCTGACTGACGAACAATTTGGTAACGAACAGTTCCTTAGAAATGCTTTAGATTATCTTCTAGACGACAGCAATCTGATGGAACTGAGAAATAGAAACATTGAAGAACGTCTTCTTGATCGTCACAGAATCGCTGATGAAAGAACAAATTGGCAATACCTGAATTTACTATTACCTTTAGCAATAATCGGACTTTTAGGAGGGTTATTCTTCTGGTTAAGAAAAAAGAAATTTGGATAG
- a CDS encoding YceI family protein, translating to MKKIGVIALASLGLLLASCGDKKEAATAGQEQTVAEKQGDVFTVDAAASKVNWKAFHKGGFAPRWGTLAISTGELSVADNQLASGEFVIDMKSIKVDPASVTEKDKKYTDLEGHLKNADFFDVEKHPTADFKITKVEDLAAGAQNAVEGANKTVSGNLTLLGKTMNVTFPAKVEIVDKSATLKAQFTVNRADWGIKFGTDETDPAEWMISKDIEIGIDVKAAQK from the coding sequence ATGAAGAAAATTGGCGTAATCGCTTTGGCAAGTTTAGGTTTACTTCTTGCATCGTGTGGTGATAAAAAAGAAGCTGCAACTGCAGGTCAGGAACAAACAGTAGCTGAAAAGCAAGGTGATGTTTTCACTGTTGATGCAGCTGCATCTAAAGTAAACTGGAAAGCTTTCCACAAAGGAGGTTTTGCTCCACGTTGGGGAACTTTAGCAATTTCTACGGGAGAATTATCTGTTGCGGATAATCAATTGGCATCTGGTGAATTTGTAATCGATATGAAGTCGATCAAAGTAGATCCTGCTTCTGTAACTGAAAAAGACAAAAAATATACAGATCTTGAAGGTCACCTTAAAAATGCTGACTTCTTCGACGTAGAAAAACACCCGACTGCTGATTTCAAAATCACTAAAGTTGAAGATCTTGCTGCAGGTGCTCAAAACGCTGTAGAAGGTGCTAACAAAACGGTAAGCGGAAACCTAACTTTATTAGGTAAAACAATGAACGTGACTTTCCCTGCAAAAGTAGAAATCGTAGATAAATCTGCTACTTTGAAAGCTCAATTCACTGTAAACCGTGCTGACTGGGGAATCAAATTCGGAACTGACGAAACTGATCCAGCAGAATGGATGATCAGCAAAGATATCGAAATCGGTATCGATGTAAAAGCTGCTCAAAAATAA
- a CDS encoding ClbS/DfsB family four-helix bundle protein, with product MAIPSNKEELIIAIESNYKKLKAEINSIPEDLSDVKTLEGHSKGTEMSVKNLLSYLIGWGELVLKWNSKKELNEIVDFPETGYKWNELGKLAQKFYQDYENEDFCELKLKLDSTVEKILVLINSKSNDQLYGTSWYEKYTLGRMIQFNTSSPYSNARLRLRKWKKEQGFK from the coding sequence ATGGCAATCCCATCCAATAAAGAAGAATTAATCATTGCGATTGAATCGAATTATAAAAAACTAAAGGCAGAAATCAATTCGATTCCTGAAGACTTGAGTGATGTAAAAACTTTGGAAGGTCATTCAAAAGGAACCGAAATGTCAGTAAAAAATCTTCTTTCTTATCTGATTGGTTGGGGAGAATTGGTTTTAAAATGGAATTCAAAAAAAGAATTGAATGAAATAGTAGATTTTCCCGAAACAGGATACAAATGGAATGAACTAGGAAAACTTGCACAGAAATTCTATCAAGATTACGAAAATGAAGATTTCTGTGAATTGAAATTAAAACTTGATTCTACTGTAGAAAAAATTTTAGTTCTCATCAATTCAAAATCGAATGATCAACTTTACGGAACCAGTTGGTATGAAAAATATACTTTAGGAAGAATGATTCAGTTTAATACTTCTTCACCTTATTCTAATGCAAGATTGAGATTGAGGAAATGGAAGAAAGAACAAGGTTTTAAGTAA
- a CDS encoding ABC transporter ATP-binding protein: MLEIKNISVSFKDKNVLQNLNLEIEEGIILGILGKNGAGKTTLFESLYQSQKYNGEILWKNQKLLRQNISYLETENYFYPYITGREYLSYFSKDKLPKTIELAEKFQLPLDKYVQYYSSGMKKKLALIGMLMLDKPINILDEPFNGVDFEGVHLLYDIIRELKQNNKMVIISSHIIETLFHTCDRIVTLENGLISNIFEKSDFEKLNHFKFV, translated from the coding sequence ATGTTGGAAATTAAAAATATATCGGTCAGTTTTAAAGATAAAAATGTTCTTCAGAATTTAAATTTAGAAATTGAAGAAGGCATTATTTTAGGCATTCTCGGGAAAAACGGAGCCGGAAAAACGACACTGTTTGAATCTTTATATCAAAGTCAGAAATACAATGGTGAAATTTTGTGGAAAAACCAGAAACTTCTCCGTCAAAACATCTCTTATCTTGAAACAGAAAATTATTTCTATCCTTACATTACAGGAAGAGAATATCTTTCTTATTTCTCAAAAGATAAACTTCCGAAAACCATAGAACTCGCTGAAAAATTTCAACTTCCGTTAGATAAATATGTACAATATTATTCGAGTGGAATGAAAAAGAAACTGGCTTTAATCGGAATGTTGATGCTCGATAAACCTATTAATATTTTAGACGAACCATTTAATGGAGTAGATTTTGAAGGTGTTCATTTATTGTATGACATCATCCGTGAATTGAAACAAAACAATAAAATGGTAATTATCAGCTCGCATATTATCGAAACACTTTTCCATACTTGCGACCGAATTGTTACTTTAGAAAACGGACTCATCAGCAATATTTTTGAGAAATCTGATTTTGAAAAACTGAATCATTTCAAATTTGTTTAA